Proteins from one Mytilus galloprovincialis chromosome 11, xbMytGall1.hap1.1, whole genome shotgun sequence genomic window:
- the LOC143050861 gene encoding matrilin-1-like gives MWKEIMVAMLVSFLGKSEGSSVENCIACSDIVFLIDDSGSINDAEFLQIKIFIKSVVQLFPNVGPNGAQFGAVSFSSEDDQTTEFDLNDHGDATSVLAAIDSLVNNGTGTHIGAALEYLENNLFNMDVDNGAGRPCAVDNRFAIVITDGKTVGGTVPKAQSLKNANVKILAVGVGDGVDTSLLQAIASGNQNVFLVEDFDTFPSILEGLISSICTQDSGSHGFCGFPCTLHNKTYDLCPCDEDNVNQTYSVGGNDTTVFTENFGGENKTDWECYTRSGRFYVVRRCVAHDVFEYRCMRDIMYNTNKDIRVYCMSEWTSFEGNPSLCDVCDGSAFDKDKALIIKEQSEVCGCALPTICPVTNNVTQTQCDACESSEGNDDGLCCS, from the exons ATGTGGAAAGAAATTATGGTGGCCATGTTAGTCAGCTTTCTCGGAAAGTCTGAAG GTTCAAGTGTAGAAAATTGTATTGCTTGCTCTGATATTGTCTTCCTGATTGATGACTCTGGTAGCATAAATGACGCCGAATTTCTccagataaaaatatttataaaaagtgtGGTCCAATTATTTCCAAACGTTGGACCGAATGGAGCACAGTTTGGAGCAGTTTCTTTTTCTAGTGAAGATGACCAAACAACGGAATTTGATTTAAACGACCACGGGGATGCTACAAGTGTTCTTGCTGCTATAGATTCCTTGGTAAATAATGGAACTGGCACTCATATTGGAGCAGCACTTGAG TACTTAGAGAATAACTTATTTAACATGGATGTGGACAATGGTGCAGGACGACCATGTGCAGTCGACAATAGATTTGCAATTGTAATAACTGATGGCAAAACCGTTGGCGGCACAGTTCCGAAAGCTCAAAGCTTAAAGAAtgcaaatgtcaagatcttagcTGTGGGTGTCGGAGATGGTGTTGATACAAGCTTGTTACAAGCTATTGCATCTGGAAACCAAAATGTCTTCCTTGTAGAAGATTTTGATACCTTCCCGTCAATTTTAGAAGGTCTAATAAGCTCAATATGCACACAAg ACAGCGGCTCTCACGGATTTTGCGGCTTTCCATGTACTCTTCATAACAAAACCTATGACCTTTGCCCTTGTGACGAAGACAATGTCAACCAAACATATAGTGTAGGAGGTAATGATACTACTGTCTTTACGGAGAATTTTGGTGGTGAAAATAAAACGGACTGGGAATGCTATACTAGAAGTGGAAGGTTTTATGTAGTACG ACGATGTGTTGCTCATGATGTATTCGAGTACCGTTGTATGAGAGACATAATGTACAATACCAATAAAGATATAAGAGTATATTGTATGTCAGAATGGA CATCATTTGAAGGTAATCCTTCTCTGTGTGATGTCTGTGATGGATCGGCATTTGACAAAGACAAAGCATTGATTATCAaag AGCAAAGTGAGG TCTGTGGATGTGCTCTACCTACTATATGTCCAGTAACTAACAACGTTACACAGACACAGTGTGACGCCTGTGAGAGTTCCGAAGGCAATGACGATGGCCTTTGCTGCTCGTAA